In Myxocyprinus asiaticus isolate MX2 ecotype Aquarium Trade chromosome 27, UBuf_Myxa_2, whole genome shotgun sequence, the DNA window gcggtgagcagtgagatggcaaagaGTGAGAGCACGTCGGTCAAGAGCAGAGAACATTAGACTTGGGCATttgctgtcaagtcttaaaggagaagcagcaccaaaacaaagtatttctgacagagggtcagaatgatggTGGAAAATTATCAAGTTTTTCAAATACATGACTGTTTTTAGTGCACAaatctttactaacattataagtgaaccacaaagaccattaaaataataaaaattgtatatcatCACTCCTTTAAATGCTGATTACTATTAACAATATAAATCACTTTTGTTTCTTACGGCTTTAATTCATACCTTAACATGTGACAAGTCCAAAATAGGGATGGAATCTTCTTTCCCACTTTGAGGCTGGTTATAGCTGGGGTTGTACACTTGTGGTTGGGACCGACTTTGTTGAATACTTATCAAATGCGGAACACTATGCTCATTTGCCATTGATTCGTATGAGGGTTGGTGAGAAAACTGTGATTGTTCACTTGTTTGCTCACTGTTTTGAGACTTGTTGAAGCTCTGATTGGTGGTTTGTAACTGGTTTGTAAATAAATCATACATTTGTGATTGATTTGCAGTGAGATCTTGAACATCTGAAGGAAGAAAACTGATCTTGGACATCTCCATTTCGTTGTAAACATGCTTATTGAAGGCCACGTCTTGTGTAAAGCTCTCAGGGAGCAACATTTCTGGTTGAGTCACTCTTGAATGATTCCATTTGCCATTCCATTCTTCTTTACATGATTGGTCAATACTACTTGGTGACTCCTGTGATTGGTCCTCCTGTGTGCTGCTGTTAAACTGAGCCCACTCCGTTCCATTGAATATCAAATTAGAAGTGCCAAAGGAGAAAAGATTTTCTCTGACAGAGAGGATGAAAGAATGGGAAAATGTTTATGAATTAAATTTTAATATACACTATAAGGCCAAAAGTATATGGACACCCAAATACCACACCCATATGTACTTGTTGagcatttcatttcaaaaccatGGTGGTGTCCACATTCTTTCTATCTGCAGTTTTACTTGAGAGAGAAAGTGATTAATATGTTCTCATGGATCACACCTGTGGTTTGATGACTATGTCTAATACATATTTCTACACATATTTCTCTTGTGCTAATGTCATTGGCTGATGAGGTTACCTTATGTGGCTGAGTGAACAGAGGGCAGATTCATCCAATTCTGTGTTGTTAGGTTCATCGTGGATATTTGGATCCTCAGTGACTGCTGTAGTTGTGTTGTTCACATCAGTAGGCACCAATATTGGAGAGAGATTACTCTGAATAAAAGACATGAGGAcacatgattttataaaagcattacaGAAAGAGACATATTTTTTAAGCAAATACTAGATACATAGTGTGTGGTGCATGCAAATCTAGCTTGTAAAACTCACTGCCACAACATGGTTGAGTGTGGGGGAGGGGTCGCATCTTAGTACCAGTCCTCTGCCACAATGATAGAGTGGTTGCCAAGAGGTTGCAGTGCAGTTGCTATTTTGTTAACtgcttttagcacattgctatgtggttgctaggtcattgcttgggtgttctgggtggttgctaggtgtcaAATCAATCTTGCCAATCTCATTGTCACAATGCTAAGATTGCTGCCAAggggttgctaggcagttgctaaggtgttgggtgtttttagcacattgctatgtggttgccaggtcaagtcaagtctagtcatttttatttgtatagcgcttttacaagaaatcatgcattaaaaaaaaattaaactaatatCTATATAGTCTTTGcatgggtgttctgggtggttgttagatgGCAAATCAAGCTTGCAAAACTCATTGTCACTATGCTACGATGTTTGCCAAGCAGCTGCTAGGCAGTTACTAAGCTGTTCGgtatttttagcacattgctatgtggttgccagaATCCTCTCAGATCGAACTGGAAAAACTTACTTCCACAATGCTAGGGTGGTTACCAAGGGGTTGTTATGCAGATACTATTgtgttctgagtttttttttttttttttttttttagcatattgctatgtagttgctaggttgttgcatGGGTGTTCTGGGGGGTTGCTGGGTGGCAAATCTAACTTGCTAAACTCACTCCACAATGCTAGGATGGTTGCCAAtaggttgctatgcagttactgtagtgttctgagtgttttagcaCATTGATATGTAGTTGGTAGGTcattgggtgttctgggtggttgctaggtgtgaAAAATTAGCTTACAAATctcactgccacaatgctagtGTGGTTGGCAAGGgcttgctatgcggttgctatggtGATCTGAGTGTTTtctagcacattgctatgtggttgcttggtaATTGCTAGAGTGTTCCGGATGATGCTAGGCGGTtgattactggcccaagtcaaaagagcccaccacccaagtctctgtgatatttcAGTCCCTCAGATATGAGTCAGGTCCCCCCTTCAACATAAATCTCTGggatttttcacccattttatcatccatcAGTCGAAAATCGCAAGCCTGATCACTtcaaaaagtaatagcacacctctctttaaaaagcagcacaatttgagctattatttatgtctgtagcacaaactgtgCAGATGAGTTTAATGCAGAAGTTAAATACTTAGGGTAAAGGGTTTGTTCAGCCAAACCCTATGTATGAGCAATATTAATAGTCATTTTTGCCTTGGCAAGTAAACACCACTAATTATAAAATTGGCTTTGACAGTTACTATAGTAGTGTTTATTATGTATGACTGTATCAAACCTAAAAGTGCAAATACTTACTTGTACTACATTCTGTACTTGTCTTTTCTCGTCATCTCTTTGTCTGGTCTCTGTGTTTCTGTgtctttctctccatctctcctTTACCTTCTGGGCCCATCTTTTAGCCTCCCCCCACTTCTTACTTGTCTTTGTAGTTTTCCCTGATTCCTCATAAATGCTGGTGCCTTCACTTTTCCCCTTCCCAACATCCCATTTACATATGCCCCTTTGACCCTTGACCTCTGGTTTATCCAACACTAATGTGGATGTTGCTGATGTCGGGGCTAAAAGGTCAAGGGAGTTTTGGTAGGGCTCTGTTTTGTATAAAGGTGGCACACTTGAGACACCTTTGGTCTCCCCTTCCAGAGAAAATTGTTTCCATTTCTTGTGTCTGGGCATCTCTTGTTCTCCAACACCAGAAATGGCATCATTACTCCTCTCAGATGTAAAATGGTTGTGTTCTCCCCAAATTAATGGTGAACGTTTAGGTTTAGAAGAGACTCCCTTGATCCTTTTGGGAGGTTGATTACCAAAAGGGGCCTGCATACCCCCAAAATGAGCTGATTGTTGAGTCCATGGATTCCCCAACTTATTCCGAATGGAGGAGTGTCTGTTTTGCTCTTTGTTGCTGGGGGAAAATCCAATCTGAAAAGCTGTTGCTTTGGATGAATCCTCCACTGTTTCAGCATTATACTCAACAGGCGAACTGCATGAGCTAATGTTGGTTTGAGTGTTTAGCCATAATTTTTGAAGCATAGATTCCAGCAAGGCTTGAGGGTCTGAGACAGGGTTCTCCGCCATTGACACTCAACTGTAGAAAGACTATGTTACATGACCTGTACTCACATAAACATATACATTCACATAGACACAGGCAATCATGCAACACTGACAAAGACAGAATTACATACCAGAgatgcatgcacacatacaagCACATTCACTCTTGATGTTCAAGTTTTACTCATGCTAGTTACAGGAAGAGCTGCAATCCAAACTACGAGTATTTATTTCCATCAGAAATCTGTGGTCATGTCCTCATAGTACTCCAGCTGTCCCTTATTTCCGTGAAATTGTCATTTAACCTGTATTTCCATCTCTCTTGTAAGCTCTCAGTATTATTTGATCTTATGTCAATTTCTGAAACGTTGCAGAAGGAAGGAGTATTATGAAaaatagaaagagaaagaggTGTGTCCAACACCCAGATTGACAGGTAAGACAAGTGTGTCTGGATGACACCTCTTTCATCTTTGTCATTCCCTCTCTCCAGCTGCTGCGTAGATGAGACCATGTGTCTTAAAATTCATGAAAACCTGTTtatatgaattatttattttttcttttaaaaagtgcAGTGATTTTAGTCATCCATTCATTTAAAGCAGTAACAAACAGCAGTCCTCTTATGAAAATTCACTGTggtttatttgaaaaataataatggtAGTAGTGACAATGTTATTTTGGTAGATATGTTGTATATGAAATAATCAGTTAGGGGAGTTGATCTACAGTATCTGTGAGGGGATCAGCATCAATTCAATCTGATTAAACCCATGGCAGTGGTAGTTATATATCAGTGGTGttgtagtgtctgaagaggtggacatactgtgaatttatgaaagacccaacccccaccccctcattaaaaaaatgactgttgtaaatatagtcccacataaacttacaaaatgtatatcagagtAAGTTTCTTGCTGGTATGGTGTacagtaggctacactactaagaaccatggtatggcaacttgatgttaaatatgtatttcaattaataggtgtgggtgataggtgggcatatgccctagactacactactggttaTAATTTCTAAATGTGCTTAAGCAGCTAGTTTATCTTAAGAAATTCCATAGTTTGTTGTtaccataattattttttatctaaCTGTGGTAATGAGGGGCCATCAAAGGTTTTACCTGTGGATATGGTCTCTGACTGCAAATAGCACAATTAAACCCTGATTATAATGGTTGTAAAATCAAAACTATATCAGATACCACATTCGTGATGCAGAATAATGAAACTAATAACCTTCATTATTATTCTGAAAAATCAACGTATCAAGTACCTTAGTCTATtataaaataagtgttcatttaatatttttatttaacttttatgaCTAAATTGTTTTGTATAATATGTTAAATTGTGACATAAACTATTAATTTTGTATCATATTCTCTTTAAATTGTCTCTGGAGAAGCTaattatggaagccctgaaccgcaaggtaaaaaaataaaaaataaaaattgtgtctcagttccttcctgagcctaagtcttacattttttttctctcttccaaaattttttcttctctcttcaaaaaaaaatttgttttttctctcttcaaaaaaaaaaaaaaaaaaaaaaaactttctctcttcaaacttttttttttctctcttcaaaaaaatgcatgcagtacCAACTTTGGACACCAgatgccactatcagtaaacatgtaatcttatgcttttaatgctttctctgttgctatatagatgaataatacatttattatttatttaagggtttgcaaaccttaatcaagacaaatcaggttacatatgtttgatatggcatttgttgtcgtgtaacaactggagttatttttttgtttgaaactgtTGGTCTTTataaaccatctatgccgtttggGAGGTGTTCATCCCATTCTCTACCAGACTCAAAGAGGTATTTGGCAAGCTCATCTTTCAAGGTGCGATTAAAGCGCTCCACAGCACCATTGCATTGGGCGTGATAGGGAGATGTGCGGAGCTTTTTAATGTCCATTAACTTACAAAGATGTTTAATGAGGTCAGATTCGAATTGTCTGCCTTGGCATCCGGCATCCGGCATCCGGAACCCCATGTTGCGATATATAATGGTCAAAGATGCAACCTGCCACAGAGATAGCTGTCTGATCCTTCATAGGATATAGATTCACGAATTTAGTGTACAGGTCCATCATCACTAAGACATAACGGTTGCCTTTAGTTGAATGAGGTAGCTCGGTTATGTCCACGACGACGATTTAGAATGGACGATCGGGAGTTATGGAAATGAGCGGAGCCTGTGGTCGGTGCACAGGCGAACGTTGTGATTGACAGGCTGCACATCGAGAACAATGTTTGGAAATGTCCGCAGACATGTAGGGCCAATAAAAGAATCGTCTAGCCCTATTCAGGGTTTTAGCATGGCCGTAGTGGCCAACTGAAGGATCGCCGTGAACATGGGTCAGTACGTCTGGAAACAAGGACGTCGGAATGATAATTTGGAAGACGTCATCAGCAGGAGAGTTGCACTACAGTCTACACAAGACGTCTTCATGTATGTTTAAACGACCAAATTGTGACCACAGTTTCCTAACGTATGGTGACGTGTTTCGGAGCCTCCACAAAGGAGGCTTCTGTCCCACTTCTACCCATGAGAGGACGGTGGCTAACTCAGAGTCAGAACGTTGTTGTTCCGCAACTTTCCAGTCACTTTGAATTTGGATGTGGTTCGCTGTGACATAGTTTGGAACAGGCACGACTACGAGAGAATAACATGCTTCTTTGATGTTTGCGCAGGTGTCGATGCCGGGTTTAACTGCGGCTCGAACAATGGGGTCTGCGTTGCGACCAAAGACACGGCGGACTCCCTCTCGGCACAATTATCATGTTGAACGACCTCAACATGTGGCCGTCGAGACATAGCGTCTGCATTCAAGTGTTTGGCACCCTCACGGTGGCGCACACACCAATCATAAAGATCTAATTCGACTGCCCAACGTGCACGTCTGCCCGTTGGATCATGGTCCAAAAGGAGCTTTTTGAGTCCGACCAAAGGCTTGTGGTCGGTGATGATAGTAAATGGATGGCACGCAAGGTAGTAGTGGAAATGGCACACCGACCACACAATGGCAAATAATTCTCAATCGAAAGTGGACCGTTTCCTTTCCTACGCTGATAGCACGTGGTTGGCGTATGCAATAACATGTTCCTTGCCGTCCACTTGTTGCGAGAGGATAGAGCCAATCGAATACAGGGACGCGTCTGTGTCAAGTAAAAAGGGGATCGAAAGGTTTAGAAACGCCATAATAGGCCGTGACGTCAATGCTTCCTTTAGGACACGAAACGATTCATCCGCCTCAACTGACCAAGTGAATGTAACACCCTTGTGTGTTAACCGGCGTAAGGGTTCTGCCGTCTGAGCGAAGTTTCTGATAAACCTTCGGTAATACGAACATAAGCCTAAGAAAGCCCTGACCTGCGTGGCGGACGTTGGAATTGGCCACGTCTTAACTTTCTCAACGTTTGATGGGTCAGGCTCAACTCCGGCGCTGGAGACATGATGGCCCAGGAACGTAACCGAGGGGCGTGCCAGATGACATTTAGATGGCTTGAGTTTAAGTCCGGCCGAACGACAGTGTCCGAAGTCTTCGCGCAATTGTTTTAGGTGTTGTGCTAAGTCAGCACTGTCTCTAATAGAAACTGAGATTGCCATTTCTGACATAGGTGGCACCGTTACCTGTGCAATAGTGATCGCGGCGCTCTGTACTTGAATGAACGACTGTGGCGGAGAGAGAAATACTGCAGTGTCATACAGTCGTAGTTGTGCGTGTGGGATGTCAACCATAATTGCATGTTTGACCATGAAATCCCATCCTATGAGCACAggatgggtggggggggggggggatagctGCAATGGCTCCGATGATGGGGGTCTTCATAAATGTAGTATGATCGTGAGCAGAATGGCAGCGTCGTGAGGGGCTGTAGTCATCATAAGGTTGTTGTCGTCGTTCTCTCTGCAGGTGCTGTGACGGGCTGTGAGAGTTTATTTCGACATTTCTTAACATTAACTCTGCTTCGTTCCACCCGATTACATTGAGCGTTCCCTCCTCTCttcccaactctctctctcttttttcctatGCTCGCGATATCTCGCATACAAACTAACTTTATTTAAACCTTCCCATTTCAGTTCTTACacacggttatttccttttaaactgcTTGTAACCGGCAGGTTGacttgacaggtgaggggtggagcttcactgctgccgggacgcatacaggacggattatcatttacacttcaaatgtgatgtggtcacatgcgtttttgactacctctggatgtggtttttgtgatctgatcacaaaacgttttagaccctgtttagaccagTATTTAGCACTGATCACATGTAATTGGATCATCAaatacgcatcttaataccaggtgtaaacggtgtCAGTATGAAACCTAACAGCTTCAAAATAAGAGGCTTCTGCATGGTCATAAAGCATGGGCACTGCAGCCAAGCAAAgcaaaactcttaaaatataatgaCTATGTCTCCCCAGGTGAAAAAGAATATTCTaggtcaggggttttcaaacttatTGATGCCAAGAACCCCCAAATATGACGCTAACTTTCTGAGGGAGCCTCTtcttaaaatataaaggcagcttcATAGTTTCTTGTAATTTATAAAGACCCAATTTTACTGTCAGAAAAATAGTATGCATGACCTTGTaaagacaaaattaaataattgtttttatatcatcattgtactaaagccaaaagaaattattaatatAGTATATCTGAAATATTATCTCTAAAAAATatgtactttttattaagtttgcaATGTATCTTTTTATTATCTTATTTTCTTCATTAGACCATGTTAATGTAAACCAGAAATACTtgtataaacctgaagagaaatgttctcaattacatttaaataagttacaataaatattgttccaaagaagctttacagagaATATGGCCTCACAacctccagtgagcaagctgtaggttatggaaatattttaattacaaaaatatatgcagttttgtttttatttcttacggTTAAAAACTATTGCTGTCAATATAATAAAATGATAGTGATTAATCTGATGATTTCGGTCAAatttcattgttaaaaaaaaaaattataaaatgtttctTTGAAATTTTCCACGGACCCCCTAACACCGCTTTGCGGCCCGCTGGTGGTCCCCAGATcctagtttgaaaacccctgttctaTGAGGTAGATAGATCAGGGATGTTTATTAAGAAAGTGAATAGCTAGTTATTATTTCATGTtggcttttttctttctctctgcttGTTGTCAGGGTTTGCTtgtttatatattatttgtattcttGTGAACCAGTCCATGTTGATTTATTGAAttgaatatatttgttttaaaatgatgCCATTGAGTAATCTAATCTGTGTGTACCTGTTATGTCTGTTTTAAGTCCAGTTACCCTGAGTGTGTCTGACAGTGTTCTGGAGGCTAATTTTGCACTCGCTACTCTATCAGAGGACTCGCATCTGAAGAACCATGTCAACGGCAACACAAAAAGGTGAAGCTGTACAACTATGAAATATTAAATTTGGTTATAATGATGACCTATATTTGGTACTTCAATACTTTTATTCCAGTAGTCCTGAGACCAAGCAACCACCAGATGACTTCATGTCCGATGACATGGACACATTTCTCATCGCCATGGAGACCAGTGAACTTCCTGGGCCATCACATGCACCCACCACCCAACTTCGTACCACCAATAACAGAAAGCACCCATCCAGtgaagaagaggaggatgaagagcaGGAGGAAGCACTTTCAAATAGACCTCCTAATAAAAAGGTACattaatcatttaaatgaatatttaacttaaaaatataaaatctaaTCAGCAGTTCTCACTAATATTTAGTCCTTGTTTTCTCTTTCAGTTTTGTTCCCTTTTCTTTGGTTCAGTTCTGCCCACTTCCTCtcagctgaccaatcagatgGTACACAGCCAGAAAGTGCTCGCAAGTGACAGTGATGATGAACATTAGACAGAATAAACAACATCCATCAATCAAACTAGTGCCTATAATCAGAAAGAACTGTCAAAGTGAGCGACGTGGAAAGAAACCACATACAACTTCGCAAAGACTTTCTGAATACATTTACACACGTCTCCTGATttaatttttctattaaaataataatggtt includes these proteins:
- the LOC127417929 gene encoding uncharacterized protein LOC127417929, whose translation is MAENPVSDPQALLESMLQKLWLNTQTNISSCSSPVEYNAETVEDSSKATAFQIGFSPSNKEQNRHSSIRNKLGNPWTQQSAHFGGMQAPFGNQPPKRIKGVSSKPKRSPLIWGEHNHFTSERSNDAISGVGEQEMPRHKKWKQFSLEGETKGVSSVPPLYKTEPYQNSLDLLAPTSATSTLVLDKPEVKGQRGICKWDVGKGKSEGTSIYEESGKTTKTSKKWGEAKRWAQKVKERWRERHRNTETRQRDDEKRQVQNVVQSNLSPILVPTDVNNTTTAVTEDPNIHDEPNNTELDESALCSLSHIRENLFSFGTSNLIFNGTEWAQFNSSTQEDQSQESPSSIDQSCKEEWNGKWNHSRVTQPEMLLPESFTQDVAFNKHVYNEMEMSKISFLPSDVQDLTANQSQMYDLFTNQLQTTNQSFNKSQNSEQTSEQSQFSHQPSYESMANEHSVPHLISIQQSRSQPQVYNPSYNQPQSGKEDSIPILDLSHVKPMNSSSIKSRISLGRKREHWTKRRNPFEDTRQDMEDEDHGNSFMAAYSSNSTHSNSPTTSLQNSEDSDFSKTMETVVKKRRMEDSRCVRFAEEVVIFPPSFISKDDDDCLEDDCPEEPSPHSSFPKWIRSLKPKPTRKHKF